DNA from Deltaproteobacteria bacterium:
TGTCGCCCACGAAAGGCAGATTACCCGGGTATAGTGAAGTCATGGAAGCGAAATGCACAAATTTCCCCAGGTGCACACAGACATGTGCACTGCCCACAGACATGTGCAACTGAAAGCTGCTGCTGGCAAGCAGCAGTTTGGCAGGCATCACCACTTTGCGAAAGGGTTTCTTGCTAAAAGCTGCTCTTTGCCTGCAGCCCTTGAACACTCAACCTCTAGGAGTCCATGGCAGAGAAATTCATTTGCTCAGGTTCGGAGATCGCCGCACAGAACGGCCAGCGATAGGTATCATGAAGCTTTCTGCTCGGAAGCCGCCCTGATTTGCAGCGCCTTCATCTTCTGCAGCAAGGTGTTCCTGTGGATCTTCAAGATGCGCGCCGCTTCACTCTGATTCCACCCTGCCCGCTTCAGTGCCCTGATTATGTACTGTCGTTCAAAATTTTCCCGCGCTTGCAGC
Protein-coding regions in this window:
- a CDS encoding helix-turn-helix domain-containing protein is translated as LQARENFERQYIIRALKRAGWNQSEAARILKIHRNTLLQKMKALQIRAASEQKAS